The Mycoplasmopsis equigenitalium genome contains a region encoding:
- a CDS encoding nitroreductase family protein: MKNFYDAVLERRRVRVYKNEPLTKDQENKIIEAINLAPSSSNWNVSSAVVVTDKKILKQLSDLAPFSTHLKTAPMLVVFLADNNRMNYAKAKHPKVAYNNHSSESYTTAIGDAFIQATMAQDMAISLGLGTCFLGLSRVLVEPINKLLNIKGQAFPVIMMSIGAPDENPKLTPKLNRVFNNKYDQTKLEKEVEAYAPVINEHVKSNGFNFDYFEKSVTSAANYPMQTEVIEKIWKLELKK, from the coding sequence ATGAAAAATTTTTATGACGCAGTTTTAGAGCGTCGCAGAGTGAGGGTATATAAAAACGAACCATTAACTAAAGATCAAGAAAACAAGATTATTGAAGCAATTAATTTGGCACCAAGTTCGTCAAACTGAAACGTATCAAGCGCAGTTGTTGTTACAGATAAAAAAATCTTAAAACAATTAAGTGATCTAGCACCTTTTTCGACACACTTAAAAACTGCACCGATGTTAGTAGTTTTTCTAGCTGATAATAACAGAATGAATTATGCTAAAGCTAAACATCCAAAAGTAGCATACAACAACCACAGTTCAGAGTCATATACAACAGCAATAGGCGATGCCTTTATTCAAGCAACTATGGCTCAAGATATGGCAATTAGTTTAGGCTTAGGAACATGTTTTTTAGGATTGTCAAGAGTTCTAGTTGAACCTATTAATAAATTATTAAATATTAAAGGCCAAGCCTTTCCAGTAATTATGATGAGTATTGGTGCGCCTGATGAAAATCCAAAATTAACACCAAAATTAAATCGCGTATTTAATAATAAATATGATCAAACAAAACTTGAAAAAGAAGTTGAAGCATATGCGCCCGTAATTAACGAACATGTTAAAAGTAACGGTTTTAATTTTGATTATTTTGAAAAATCGGTGACAAGTGCCGCAAACTATCCAATGCAAACCGAAGTTATTGAAAAGATTTGAAAACTTGAACTTAAAAAGTAA
- the pepF gene encoding oligoendopeptidase F, translating into MTKEGGKLGIKQYKNRDEIDPKYKWNLEVLLDNITPEQALENLIAKSKDLLAVKDSKYENASKFLAAKKIEEEFTLLFNKFYNYVSNKLSENVVDKDIALLHSKFEHQYSQFTSELGSEEVRILQNESKIRMWCEQDEFKPYKKNLLSVLDSKPHKLSDEVEDYLTKVAFGAPSPEQVFSIIDNSEIDYGYAKTSSGKKIKITKANLASLSKHKDFAVRKSARLSFEDAYLKRKNSYSALLFDEFKSHVADAKVRKFNSTVEMLIYEDRIDDRFITTLYDAVKSNLHIFKKYHKYKKKFFKKKFNKSYTRFDTQVELVDIKTNYSVEEAQQLVLDALTPFGDEYIKQIQKAFNENWVDYMVVDNKRSGAYSIDASYGLDKKYILMNFDHQLRSVETLAHELGHSMHSYYSDGNLSLEEAQYPIFLAEIASIFNELMLYDHLLTLSPSHFLSFSILNSIINGFIGTVMRQIEWSNYEYNLYKAIENGAAAPSYDSLSKIYFANAQEYDYKSNKKDKKFNENEQIGCIYVPHYYMNFYVYKYAIGQLVANIFFERYKQHGAGVLQDYIKNFLSAGGKKWPLDILKDNGIDLYDSKVYDLGFKNIESIIDQWIKIGKKIFK; encoded by the coding sequence ATGACTAAGGAAGGAGGTAAATTGGGCATTAAGCAATATAAGAATCGCGACGAGATTGATCCTAAGTACAAGTGAAATCTTGAAGTATTATTAGACAACATAACACCAGAACAAGCGCTTGAAAATTTAATAGCCAAGTCAAAAGACTTGTTGGCAGTTAAAGATTCAAAATATGAAAACGCCAGTAAATTTCTTGCTGCTAAAAAAATAGAAGAAGAATTTACATTATTATTTAATAAGTTTTATAACTATGTTTCTAACAAGCTAAGCGAGAATGTAGTTGATAAGGATATTGCCTTGTTGCATTCAAAATTTGAGCATCAATATAGCCAATTTACTTCCGAATTAGGAAGTGAAGAAGTTAGAATTTTGCAGAACGAAAGCAAAATTCGGATGTGATGCGAACAAGACGAATTCAAGCCTTATAAAAAGAATTTATTAAGTGTGCTTGATTCAAAACCACACAAACTAAGTGATGAAGTCGAAGATTATTTAACCAAGGTAGCGTTTGGCGCCCCTAGCCCAGAACAAGTATTTAGCATTATTGATAATTCTGAAATTGATTATGGTTATGCTAAAACAAGTTCGGGTAAGAAAATTAAAATTACCAAAGCTAATCTTGCCTCATTAAGTAAACATAAAGACTTTGCAGTCCGAAAGAGCGCTCGATTGAGTTTTGAAGACGCCTATCTTAAACGGAAGAATTCATACAGCGCCTTGCTATTTGATGAATTTAAATCTCATGTAGCAGATGCTAAGGTGAGAAAGTTTAATTCGACCGTTGAAATGTTAATTTATGAAGATCGTATTGACGACCGATTTATCACTACTTTATATGATGCTGTAAAAAGCAATTTGCACATTTTTAAGAAATATCATAAATACAAGAAAAAGTTTTTCAAAAAGAAATTTAACAAGTCTTACACAAGATTTGATACTCAAGTTGAGTTAGTAGACATTAAGACAAACTATAGCGTCGAGGAAGCACAACAACTAGTTTTAGATGCTTTAACGCCGTTTGGAGATGAATATATTAAACAAATCCAAAAAGCATTTAATGAAAATTGAGTTGATTATATGGTTGTTGATAACAAGCGCTCTGGCGCATACTCAATCGATGCTAGTTATGGTCTTGATAAGAAGTATATTTTGATGAATTTCGATCATCAACTACGCTCAGTCGAAACGCTTGCTCATGAACTTGGACATTCAATGCACAGTTACTATAGCGATGGTAATTTATCACTAGAAGAAGCGCAATATCCGATATTCTTGGCAGAAATAGCCTCAATATTTAATGAACTCATGTTATATGATCATTTATTAACTCTTTCTCCTTCGCATTTTCTTTCATTTTCAATTTTAAATTCTATTATTAATGGTTTTATCGGGACCGTTATGCGACAAATCGAGTGATCAAATTATGAATATAATCTGTACAAAGCAATAGAAAACGGTGCTGCTGCTCCAAGTTATGACTCATTATCAAAAATCTACTTCGCTAACGCTCAAGAGTATGATTATAAATCTAACAAAAAAGACAAAAAATTCAACGAAAATGAACAAATTGGTTGTATTTATGTTCCTCATTACTATATGAATTTCTATGTTTATAAATATGCTATTGGTCAATTAGTTGCAAATATTTTCTTTGAAAGATATAAGCAACACGGCGCCGGCGTTTTACAAGATTATATAAAAAACTTTTTAAGTGCGGGTGGCAAGAAATGACCACTTGATATCCTTAAGGATAATGGAATAGACTTATATGATTCGAAAGTTTATGACTTAGGATTTAAAAACATCGAATCGATCATTGACCAATGAATTAAAATTGGAAAAAAAATTTTTAAATAA
- a CDS encoding OppA family ABC transporter substrate-binding lipoprotein yields the protein MLKRKKWLFLSVISVSAIAATALTVSCGSGQENGETDTISRRQTRITRYNSVHTVPSFYYDTSVSYGSITAGSSTTYLQNSFVRFARSGETKINKKAKQVGTSIVHEFEVASPTHEWLQLELAGEVLLTLWDGTVKRYTNSKHEKVPTWDKKALVLTLESDDTASVNHPQFLKDLDNSQKVQFVPRDVNWTNSNNEQTEFKLSADDFYYSWMRTQLLSIEARKNNGAEEVVETITKQTGGQKTVEYQDKIGPLFTGEIKQFEPKTHFPNGYLLELFGIDLEGLDDHEKTVVEVENAAGQKVKAFTFNASPKLVANNKGKPADQVVKASFVQYLQTICNDLTFSPAPSAYIKQVAEANKEAEKVDVQGIKDLLPKVKGDVKKYGYYWYGNKREETLFVGPYVPDGFNSETNVETFTQNKFYWDQEWVKSKNSIKKIQDEYKSSPINEAEFSTSQYNAFRSGLIDSLSYSILNKSQKDAVDAGDPKTPIGYSQSLNKDRSMYQLLEVVIPSHDLKDASGNVVGIPHTYNTNYAKLMFGHTLEEIKAGKFTAGGTEKEIATAQSLVNGFARSFRSLVTNTVNMYAHVDYITNGVGVPVLSGIALDSPWFTTTSSTPRESLHKINETFLFDKEGNKIELAPGKFSITYEDLKGFTVHQSLEDKFKSPFYDKIKAAMKDLLDKFYADNSVPAGEKVQWTQTFRFVNADDKTRDAINTFVNLVNGLDSRLEFKIKIAKDGNDLLPDLTTAKSVKEFNGWGYDYAAQGSFYTGLGSAASTSLLYALSTIVKNGGTLETQLPSLTKLAKLFNAKISQDPKSDYFLPFEFKYFADIPNKYFLNGIEPKLLERQADGSFKFLDKEVPAEKAILDQRVDAPDFNTVQARIFLEIQSALTVEEHIELLKEINSVYGWDFGVQLQTTLEPNPYIKNSKYLIPNSDSSIPYLQDLFVLNE from the coding sequence ATGTTAAAAAGAAAAAAATGATTGTTCTTATCTGTAATAAGTGTAAGTGCAATCGCAGCCACAGCACTTACAGTTAGTTGTGGATCAGGTCAAGAAAACGGTGAAACCGACACAATTTCAAGACGTCAAACACGTATTACACGTTATAACAGCGTACATACTGTTCCATCTTTCTACTACGATACATCGGTATCATATGGAAGTATCACCGCAGGTTCCTCTACAACTTATCTTCAAAACTCATTTGTAAGATTTGCACGTAGTGGAGAAACAAAAATTAATAAAAAAGCAAAACAAGTGGGAACAAGTATTGTTCACGAATTTGAAGTAGCAAGCCCTACTCACGAATGACTTCAACTTGAATTAGCGGGTGAAGTTCTATTAACTTTATGAGATGGAACAGTAAAACGTTATACCAACTCAAAACACGAAAAAGTTCCTACATGAGATAAAAAAGCGCTTGTATTAACTTTAGAATCAGATGATACTGCTTCAGTTAACCACCCACAGTTTTTAAAAGACTTAGATAATTCACAAAAAGTTCAATTCGTTCCTCGTGATGTTAACTGAACAAATTCAAACAATGAACAAACAGAGTTTAAATTATCTGCTGATGACTTTTATTACTCATGAATGAGAACGCAATTATTGTCAATTGAAGCTAGAAAAAATAACGGTGCAGAAGAGGTTGTTGAAACCATAACTAAACAAACAGGAGGCCAAAAAACAGTTGAGTATCAAGATAAAATTGGTCCTCTCTTCACTGGTGAAATTAAACAATTTGAGCCAAAAACCCACTTTCCTAACGGTTATTTATTAGAACTATTTGGTATCGATTTAGAAGGTTTAGATGACCATGAAAAAACTGTTGTTGAAGTTGAAAATGCTGCAGGCCAAAAAGTTAAAGCCTTTACATTTAACGCATCACCTAAACTTGTTGCTAATAACAAAGGTAAACCAGCCGACCAAGTTGTAAAAGCTTCGTTCGTTCAATATCTTCAAACTATATGCAACGACCTCACATTCTCGCCAGCACCTAGTGCATACATTAAACAAGTTGCTGAGGCTAACAAAGAAGCAGAAAAAGTTGATGTTCAAGGTATTAAAGATTTATTACCAAAAGTTAAAGGTGATGTTAAAAAATATGGTTACTACTGATATGGTAACAAACGTGAAGAAACACTTTTTGTTGGACCATATGTTCCAGACGGTTTTAACAGCGAAACAAACGTAGAAACCTTTACTCAAAACAAATTCTACTGAGATCAAGAATGAGTAAAATCAAAAAACTCGATTAAAAAAATTCAAGATGAGTACAAAAGTTCACCAATTAATGAAGCTGAATTTAGTACATCACAATATAACGCCTTTAGATCAGGATTGATTGACTCATTATCATATTCAATTCTTAACAAATCTCAAAAAGATGCCGTTGATGCTGGTGATCCAAAAACTCCAATCGGATACAGTCAATCACTTAACAAAGATCGTTCAATGTATCAATTATTAGAAGTTGTAATTCCTTCACACGATTTAAAAGATGCAAGTGGTAATGTTGTTGGAATTCCACACACATACAACACTAACTATGCTAAATTAATGTTTGGACACACCCTTGAAGAAATTAAAGCGGGTAAATTTACAGCAGGTGGTACTGAAAAAGAAATTGCAACAGCGCAATCATTGGTTAATGGTTTTGCAAGATCGTTTAGATCATTAGTAACTAATACAGTTAATATGTATGCGCACGTCGATTATATTACCAACGGTGTTGGCGTACCAGTTCTATCAGGTATTGCTCTAGATAGTCCTTGATTTACTACTACATCATCTACACCTAGAGAGAGTTTGCATAAAATTAATGAAACTTTCTTATTTGATAAAGAGGGAAATAAAATCGAATTAGCACCAGGTAAATTCTCTATTACCTACGAAGATTTAAAAGGATTTACTGTTCACCAAAGTCTAGAAGACAAATTTAAATCACCATTCTATGACAAAATTAAAGCAGCAATGAAAGATTTATTAGACAAATTCTACGCTGATAACTCTGTTCCTGCAGGTGAAAAAGTTCAATGAACTCAAACATTTAGATTTGTTAATGCTGATGATAAAACTAGAGATGCAATTAATACATTCGTAAATTTAGTTAACGGATTAGATTCAAGACTAGAATTTAAAATTAAAATTGCAAAAGACGGTAACGATCTTCTTCCTGACTTAACTACTGCAAAAAGTGTTAAAGAATTTAACGGTTGAGGATATGACTATGCAGCACAAGGATCATTCTATACCGGTTTAGGTTCAGCTGCATCAACAAGCTTACTATATGCGCTTTCAACAATTGTTAAAAATGGTGGAACTTTAGAAACACAATTGCCTTCATTAACAAAACTAGCTAAATTATTTAATGCAAAAATTTCTCAAGACCCTAAATCAGATTACTTCTTACCATTTGAATTTAAATACTTTGCAGATATTCCAAACAAATACTTCTTAAATGGTATTGAACCAAAATTACTTGAAAGACAAGCAGACGGAAGTTTTAAATTCTTGGATAAAGAAGTTCCTGCTGAAAAAGCAATTCTTGATCAACGTGTTGATGCCCCAGACTTTAACACAGTTCAAGCAAGAATTTTCCTTGAAATTCAAAGTGCATTAACTGTTGAAGAACACATTGAATTGTTAAAAGAAATTAACTCAGTTTACGGATGAGACTTTGGTGTTCAATTACAAACTACACTAGAACCAAATCCATATATTAAAAATAGCAAATACTTAATCCCTAATTCAGATAGTTCGATTCCTTACCTTCAAGATCTATTTGTTTTAAACGAATAA
- a CDS encoding ABC transporter permease has translation MFKYLIQRIALAILTILIITIVTYTLVAWFSHEPWSQEFVNKGGAQKFKMTSLQYVQQKMVENGWGRFDAEGQFHRIPIIERFFIYVGGIFKGDFGKIYLDTNRSISDYIPTVFFKPLKWTIIVTVPSFIMSVILGVLLGIWSGYKRGTWVDSVINTSSLLFVALPSFVIAPFAIQIAMKLGIAPEVLNPEKQTSATGTEIFLSYLPVILVVTLTSMVGYVIYTRNMLITVINSNYVLIAKSKGLSQTQIFFKYILRNISIPLSASIITSYMILLSGSLVIERYWNIPGSSQLIVNSFPNGEVNIVMFNILFFTSLGIFNTILVDVSYVLLDPRIKYGQKSPKSLSAQIKAYFVRRKLIKELIAKEKGVTNAAG, from the coding sequence ATGTTTAAGTATTTAATACAGCGTATTGCTTTAGCAATACTTACTATATTAATCATAACCATCGTAACCTACACATTGGTTGCGTGGTTTTCTCACGAACCTTGGTCACAAGAGTTTGTTAACAAAGGTGGAGCACAAAAATTTAAAATGACCTCACTTCAATACGTTCAACAAAAAATGGTTGAAAACGGATGAGGAAGATTTGATGCCGAAGGGCAGTTCCATCGTATTCCAATTATAGAAAGGTTTTTTATTTACGTTGGTGGTATTTTTAAAGGTGACTTTGGAAAAATCTACTTAGATACTAACAGAAGTATTTCAGACTACATTCCAACAGTTTTCTTTAAACCACTCAAATGAACAATTATTGTTACAGTTCCTTCATTTATTATGTCGGTTATTCTTGGGGTTTTACTCGGAATTTGATCGGGATATAAAAGAGGAACATGAGTTGATAGTGTAATTAACACATCAAGTTTACTATTTGTGGCATTACCTTCGTTTGTTATTGCGCCATTCGCAATTCAAATTGCGATGAAATTAGGGATCGCACCAGAGGTCCTTAACCCAGAAAAACAAACCTCAGCTACAGGGACGGAAATCTTCTTATCTTATCTACCTGTAATTCTTGTTGTTACCTTAACCTCGATGGTTGGTTATGTTATATATACAAGAAATATGTTAATTACAGTAATCAATAGTAACTACGTGTTAATTGCTAAATCAAAAGGATTAAGTCAAACACAAATTTTCTTTAAATACATTTTAAGAAATATTTCAATTCCACTTTCAGCTTCAATTATTACTTCATATATGATTCTTTTAAGTGGTTCGCTTGTTATTGAGCGTTACTGAAATATTCCCGGGTCTTCACAATTAATCGTGAACTCGTTCCCAAATGGTGAAGTTAATATTGTTATGTTTAACATTTTATTCTTTACTTCATTAGGAATTTTCAATACTATTTTAGTTGATGTGTCGTATGTACTTCTTGACCCAAGAATTAAGTATGGACAAAAATCGCCTAAATCACTTAGTGCACAAATTAAAGCATACTTTGTGCGTCGTAAACTAATCAAAGAATTAATTGCTAAAGAGAAAGGAGTTACAAATGCAGCCGGATAA
- a CDS encoding ABC transporter permease yields the protein MQPDNFDYKLTPETLNLLKFKQASSEIAVNEIAGKPKNMIVEIFKRYFKNPYVVVATIIFIAIIATAILVNRISPHNHPENLKEGFSPFKVDKNNTDTFSLPPSWQAIRVRTFNKFDDPDAALLMGISRFQPALNEKMNFHYEILSDSNGNLYTPADSHLQFIGNNAENFTISYNAYEFNKVKAIVKAAYSEGIITDPKDLYEYFDQSNKLVKTKVVLDKDFVNKIYDQQKNIFSLLGTDNLGRDIWTRTWAGTWESIQLALIVATIETIIGVSVGAILGFNVGKRIDTIAMRLIEIITAPPTLIIFLMLVSILGTSNVSLAICLIVIGWTGPVAGTRMYVLTVKDEEYILAAKSVGAKTPRQIFFHALPAVLGKIAYSFVRRIPAVIFSVSSLAFLGFFPDNTSSNLGKLLIDSINQAGENIWILLLPSLILLLLSLSLHFIALGVHDALDPKVIRVK from the coding sequence ATGCAGCCGGATAATTTTGACTACAAATTAACTCCTGAGACGCTTAACTTGTTGAAATTTAAACAAGCATCAAGCGAAATAGCAGTTAATGAGATCGCGGGCAAACCAAAAAATATGATTGTTGAAATTTTCAAAAGATATTTCAAGAATCCATATGTTGTTGTGGCAACCATTATTTTTATCGCAATTATTGCAACAGCGATTTTAGTTAATCGTATTTCACCGCATAACCACCCCGAAAACCTAAAAGAAGGGTTTAGTCCCTTTAAGGTAGATAAAAACAACACTGATACCTTTAGTTTGCCGCCTTCTTGACAAGCAATTCGGGTAAGAACTTTTAATAAGTTTGATGATCCTGATGCCGCATTACTCATGGGGATATCAAGATTTCAACCTGCTTTAAATGAAAAAATGAATTTTCATTATGAAATTCTCAGTGATTCAAATGGTAATTTGTATACACCAGCAGACAGTCACTTACAGTTTATAGGTAATAATGCTGAAAACTTTACTATCAGTTACAACGCATACGAATTTAATAAAGTCAAAGCAATTGTAAAAGCGGCATATTCGGAAGGCATTATTACTGATCCAAAAGATTTATACGAATACTTTGATCAATCAAACAAGTTAGTTAAAACCAAAGTTGTTTTAGACAAAGATTTCGTTAATAAAATCTACGATCAACAAAAAAATATTTTTTCACTTTTAGGAACAGATAATCTTGGTCGTGATATCTGAACCAGAACCTGAGCAGGTACTTGAGAATCAATTCAACTTGCTCTTATTGTTGCAACAATCGAAACAATTATCGGAGTTTCTGTTGGAGCGATCTTAGGTTTTAATGTTGGTAAAAGAATCGATACTATCGCAATGCGTTTAATCGAAATTATTACAGCGCCACCAACACTTATTATTTTCTTAATGTTAGTATCGATTTTAGGTACTTCGAACGTATCTTTAGCAATCTGTTTAATTGTAATTGGTTGAACAGGCCCAGTTGCTGGTACTCGTATGTATGTTTTAACAGTTAAAGATGAAGAGTATATTTTAGCTGCTAAATCAGTTGGTGCCAAAACCCCAAGACAAATTTTCTTCCATGCTCTACCTGCTGTTTTGGGAAAAATAGCTTATTCATTTGTTAGAAGAATTCCAGCCGTAATTTTCTCAGTTTCATCTCTTGCGTTCCTTGGATTCTTCCCAGACAACACATCATCTAACTTAGGTAAATTATTAATCGATAGTATTAACCAAGCCGGTGAAAATATTTGAATTTTATTATTACCATCGCTTATTCTATTATTATTATCACTTTCACTACACTTTATCGCACTAGGAGTTCACGATGCACTTGATCCAAAAGTAATTCGTGTAAAATAA
- a CDS encoding ABC transporter ATP-binding protein yields the protein MTVPTVINSIRTTQEEGVLLDVKNLRVSFRINRKDTINIVRGVDLKIKPGEIVGLVGESGSGKSVTSKALLNINENAIIQSDKCQIEDLELNKLKFDRHWQGIRGSKIGYIPQDPLTSLNPTRKIGKQLLDALNNNKEWKGKSYSEKKAYLIDLLKRFGLLRAEQIFNSYPHTLSGGMKQRIVITMVVALRPSLIIADEPTTALDPTVQASVLALFEQIRTEFKISIIMISHNISVIAKFCDYIYVMYAGRIVERGLKEEIFTDPRHPYTWALISAIPENNDEKLYTIKGTPPDMANLPSGDPFAPRNDYALEIDFVKEPPLIPITKTHAAATWLLHPDAPKVEINKQLKSRLESFRKVFYAK from the coding sequence ATGACTGTTCCCACAGTCATAAATTCAATTCGCACCACGCAAGAAGAAGGCGTGTTACTTGATGTTAAAAATTTGCGTGTTTCATTCCGAATTAATCGAAAAGATACCATTAACATTGTTCGTGGTGTTGATTTGAAAATTAAACCTGGTGAAATTGTTGGGCTCGTAGGCGAATCGGGAAGTGGTAAGTCAGTAACCTCAAAAGCGCTTTTGAATATTAATGAAAACGCTATTATTCAAAGTGACAAGTGTCAAATCGAAGATTTGGAACTTAATAAATTAAAATTTGATCGTCACTGACAAGGGATTCGTGGTAGTAAAATTGGTTACATTCCACAAGACCCACTAACATCACTTAACCCAACACGTAAAATCGGTAAACAATTACTCGATGCTTTAAATAATAATAAAGAATGAAAAGGCAAATCGTATTCGGAAAAGAAAGCATATTTAATTGACCTTTTAAAACGTTTTGGATTACTTCGTGCGGAACAAATTTTTAATTCATATCCACACACCTTAAGTGGTGGGATGAAACAAAGAATTGTTATTACAATGGTTGTTGCACTCAGACCAAGTTTAATTATTGCCGACGAACCTACCACAGCTCTTGATCCTACAGTGCAAGCATCAGTGCTAGCGTTATTTGAGCAAATTAGAACTGAATTCAAAATTTCAATCATTATGATTAGTCATAATATTTCTGTTATTGCTAAGTTTTGTGATTACATTTATGTAATGTATGCGGGCAGAATTGTTGAACGCGGCTTAAAAGAAGAAATTTTTACAGACCCACGTCATCCATATACCTGAGCATTAATTTCAGCTATTCCAGAAAACAACGATGAAAAACTTTATACAATTAAAGGAACACCACCAGATATGGCTAACTTGCCTTCTGGCGATCCTTTTGCACCACGTAATGATTATGCACTTGAGATTGATTTCGTTAAAGAACCACCTTTAATTCCAATTACAAAGACCCACGCTGCTGCAACCTGATTATTACATCCAGACGCTCCAAAAGTTGAGATCAACAAACAACTTAAATCAAGATTAGAAAGTTTTAGAAAGGTTTTTTATGCAAAATAA